A genomic window from Betta splendens chromosome 17, fBetSpl5.4, whole genome shotgun sequence includes:
- the pbx1a gene encoding pre-B-cell leukemia homeobox 1a isoform X4, whose product MLSIRGAQEEEPPDPQLMRLDNMLLAEGVAGPEKGGGSAAAAAAAAATGGVGADNSAEHSDYRAKLSQIRQIYHTELEKYEQACNEFTTHVMNLLREQSRTRPISPKEIERMVSIIHRKFSSIQMQLKQSTCEAVMILRSRFLDARRKRRNFNKQATEILNEYFYSHLSNPYPSEEAKEELAKKCGITVSQVSNWFGNKRIRYKKNIGKFQEEANMYAARTAVNATSVSAHGSQANSPSTPNSAGSAGSFNMSNSGDLFMSVQSLNGDSYQGGQVGANIQSQVDTLRHVISQTGGYSDSLAASQMYSPQGINTNGGWQDAPTPSSVTSPTEGPGSVHSDTSN is encoded by the exons TGCTCAGCATCCGAGGCgcccaggaggaggagccgcccgACCCGCAGCTGATGCGACTGGACAACATGCTGCTGGCCGAGGGCGTGGCCGGCCCGGAGAAGGGCGGCGGCTcggcggcggccgccgccgccgcggccgccacCGGCGGCGTCGGCGCCGACAACTCGGCGGAGCACTCGGACTACCGGGCCAAGCTGTCCCAGATACGGCAAATCTACCACACGGAGCTGGAGAAGTACGAGCAG GCGTGCAATGAGTTCACCACCCATGTGATGAACCTGCTGAGGGAGCAGTCTCGAACACGGCCCATCTCGCCCAAGGAGATCGAGCGCATGGTCAGTATCATCCACCGCAAGTTCAGCTCCATCCAGAtgcagctgaagcagagcaCCTGCGAGGCCGTCATGATCCTGCGCTCGCGCTTCCTGGACGCCAG gcGAAAGAGGAGGAACTTCAACAAGCAGGCGACAGAGATCCTCAACGAGTATTTCTACTCCCATCTCAGTAACCCGTATCCCAGCGAAGAGGCCAAAGAGGAACTGGCCAAGAAATGTGGCATCACGGTTTCACAG GTATCGAACTGGTTCGGGAACAAGCGAATCCGATACAAGAAAAACATAGGCAAGTTCCAGGAAGAGGCCAACATGTACGCGGCGAGGACCGCCGTCAATGCGACCAGTGTTTCGGCTCACGGCAGCCAGGCCAACTCCCCGTCCACCCCCAACTCAGCAG GTTCCGCCGGCTCTTTTAACATGTCAAACTCCGGAGACTTGTTCATGAGTGTGCAGTCCCTCAATGGGGACTCGTACCAAGGGGGGCAGGTGGGGGCCAACATACAATCCCAG GTGGATACCCTTCGCCATGTTATCAGCCAGACCGGAGGATACAGTGACAGCCTCGCAGCCAGCCAGATGTACAGTCCACAGGGCATCAAC ACAAATGGTGGCTGGCAAGATGCTCCGACTCCTTCGTCAGTGACATCGCCCACAGAAGGACCCGGGAGCGTTCACTCGGATACTTCCAATTGA
- the prtfdc1b gene encoding phosphoribosyltransferase domain-containing protein 1b produces MADASVQPRRRSGGIVINDDWPGYSLDLFNYPAHYSGDLECVIVPHGVIMDRTERLARNIMDDLGDHDIVVLCVLKGGYQFCADLVDRIKALSHNSSRSLPMRVHFIRLKSYRNDQSTEDLHILGAEDLSFLADKNVLIVEAIVGTGKTMKTLLKHVEAFRPKMIKVAGLLVKRVAQNSACLPDYVGFEIPNHFVVGYALDYNEYFRDLNHICVISESGKMKYKV; encoded by the exons ATGGCAGACGCTTCCGTCCAGCCTAGAAGAAGAAGCGGTGGGATCGTG aTTAACGATGACTGGCCGGGTTATAGTTTGGACCTGTTCAACTATCCAGCTCACTACTCCGGAGATTTAGAGTGTGTCATCGTGCCACATGGCGTCATTATGGACAG GACCGAACGCCTCGCGCGAAACATCATGGACGACTTGGGCGACCATGACATCGTGGTGCTGTGCGTGCTGAAGGGAGGCTACCAGTTCTGTGCCGACCTGGTCGACAGGATCAAGGCCCTCAGCCACAACTCCAGCCGCTCGCTGCCCATGAGGGTCCACTTCATCCGCCTCAAGAGCTACCGG AACGACCAGTCAACAGAGGATCTTCACATACTCGGAGCTGAAGATTTGTCTTTTTTAGCTGACAAG AACGTTCTGATTGTGGAG GCCATTGTGGGCACCGGGAAGACTATGAAAACACTCCTGAAGCATGTGGAAGCCTTCAGGCCCAAAATGATCAAAGTCGCTGG ACTGTTGGTGAAGAGAGTGGCACAGAACTCTGCGTGTCTCCCTGACT ACGTTGGCTTTGAGATACCCAACCATTTTGTGGTTGGATATGCCTTAGATTACAACGAGTATTTCAGAGACCTCAAC CATATCTGTGTGATCAGCGAAAGTGGGAAGATGAAATACAAGGTTTAA